One Desulfonatronovibrio hydrogenovorans DSM 9292 DNA segment encodes these proteins:
- a CDS encoding AAA family ATPase: MEYYRLLDFQTDPFSNSPDPNFFFESAIHLDCLQKLEISIRLKRGLCVVLGEVGTGKTTICRMLIRNLQDDPDIETHLILDPSFASEVEMLGRLNSMFRSSSSGDRLPAWASGYKELIKNYLFLKTVEQKKNIVLIVDEGQKISSACMEVLRELLNYETNEHKMLQIIIFAQNEFQAALKEHPNFADRISTTCFLGPLSRQDAAAMISYRLEKALDYRSIDRPSLNFTRSATKTIYSLTKGYPRRIINLCHRLMLLMIITNKKRVTPALVKRAWSNQPEPAGFFPWTRAFLVLAVLLAGAGFVFYFGHIQKDGGSITTTRTDGHPSDINAGQTVRDRLGAFLSADEAGSIAGGIPWTQPDRSGSSPVRMTDSIPDQLGFVTVGKDENLWNMLQRIYGRSSQGMVLQVGELNPHISDMSRIFQGQKVYLPTFEPRPPAEHEQNWIVLGRFNELDRAYEVLMRLNHRTLRILSVWSNQDGLTYYVAWGRSFSDPADASPLMESMAKDKDAVSVQLLSLGDQDLLL; this comes from the coding sequence ATGGAATATTACCGACTTCTGGACTTTCAAACAGATCCCTTTTCCAATTCGCCGGATCCGAACTTTTTTTTCGAATCTGCCATTCACCTGGACTGTCTGCAGAAACTTGAGATCTCCATTCGTCTCAAACGTGGTCTTTGCGTGGTGCTGGGGGAAGTTGGTACCGGCAAGACCACCATATGCCGCATGCTTATCCGCAACCTTCAGGACGACCCGGATATTGAAACCCATCTGATTCTTGATCCTTCCTTTGCAAGCGAAGTTGAAATGCTTGGGCGCCTTAACTCCATGTTCAGATCATCCAGTTCTGGAGATCGTCTTCCTGCATGGGCTTCAGGGTATAAAGAATTGATCAAGAATTATCTTTTTCTCAAAACTGTTGAGCAGAAAAAGAATATTGTACTTATTGTGGACGAAGGTCAGAAGATTTCATCCGCCTGTATGGAAGTACTGAGGGAATTGCTCAACTATGAAACCAATGAGCATAAAATGCTGCAGATCATTATTTTTGCTCAGAATGAATTTCAAGCTGCTTTGAAGGAACATCCCAATTTTGCCGACAGAATAAGCACGACTTGTTTCCTTGGGCCACTAAGCCGTCAGGATGCAGCTGCGATGATCAGCTATCGTCTGGAAAAGGCTTTGGACTATCGTTCAATAGATCGTCCATCTCTGAATTTTACCCGTTCAGCCACAAAGACCATTTATTCCCTGACCAAAGGCTACCCCAGAAGAATTATCAACTTGTGTCATCGGTTGATGCTTTTGATGATCATTACCAACAAAAAAAGGGTGACCCCAGCTCTGGTCAAAAGGGCCTGGAGTAATCAGCCTGAGCCAGCCGGTTTTTTTCCCTGGACACGGGCCTTTCTGGTCCTGGCTGTTTTATTAGCCGGAGCCGGCTTTGTATTTTATTTTGGGCACATCCAAAAAGATGGCGGGTCCATAACCACCACCCGGACAGATGGGCATCCTTCTGATATCAATGCAGGTCAGACCGTCAGGGATCGACTTGGGGCTTTTCTCTCTGCGGACGAGGCAGGGTCAATTGCCGGTGGAATTCCCTGGACTCAGCCAGACCGGTCTGGAAGCAGTCCTGTCAGGATGACAGATTCCATTCCGGACCAGCTTGGATTTGTTACCGTAGGCAAGGATGAGAACTTGTGGAACATGCTTCAAAGGATATACGGACGCTCAAGCCAGGGCATGGTGCTCCAGGTTGGGGAGCTCAATCCGCATATTTCAGATATGAGCAGGATCTTTCAAGGCCAGAAAGTATATCTCCCGACTTTTGAGCCCAGGCCTCCAGCTGAGCACGAGCAAAACTGGATCGTTTTGGGCAGGTTTAATGAACTGGATAGAGCATATGAAGTGCTGATGAGGTTAAACCACAGGACCCTTCGTATCCTGTCGGTCTGGAGTAACCAGGACGGCCTGACCTACTATGTGGCCTGGGGCAGGAGTTTTTCTGACCCGGCAGATGCATCCCCCTTGATGGAGAGTATGGCTAAAGATAAAGACGCTGTAAGTGTCCAATTACTCAGTCTGGGAGACCAGGATCTGCTGTTATGA
- a CDS encoding LuxR family transcriptional regulator, whose protein sequence is MIKTYLPGLCLGCFLLWLLTFPMEGALPGAERDPAFFFYYLISHACTLLAIAFFLPGRLLEKTSLAALALTMGATLVFPYFHEYWIPLTLIAGSSSAWLMVKAGVMIKNSPKPFVNSALGLILGNIFLFVMAVLALGNTHYTVIALLLLPLIFKSEPVARKKGKNITKYFPLVFVFYLVSGQMYGYLDVIYAQAAIFTGLEVSFYIITVILGGLLAGKNPSVALAFGIALSMLSLSFLHSLEPGHINTSMYLKQASKGFVDIFVFSVMLSHRNPVFSFGAIAGTICLGLTTGTLISIFLSEFVLYTVVIGNIALAAVVVIFFFIQKFHHPRESINQIAKPEDALADTDENQTVLPSKDVPQPALKLEKLINEQVMNKLSEREKDVIQLVIVEDMIFREAALKLGISESSVKTYMHRIYEKTGVSNKQGLKRLVQQQ, encoded by the coding sequence ATGATTAAAACCTATCTTCCAGGCCTCTGTCTTGGCTGTTTTCTGCTCTGGCTTCTGACCTTTCCCATGGAAGGAGCCCTGCCAGGTGCAGAAAGAGATCCAGCCTTCTTTTTTTATTATCTGATCTCCCACGCATGCACTCTTCTGGCCATTGCCTTTTTTCTGCCTGGCCGGCTTCTGGAAAAAACCAGTCTAGCCGCCCTGGCCCTGACCATGGGCGCCACTCTGGTATTTCCATACTTTCATGAATACTGGATTCCCCTGACATTGATTGCTGGCAGCAGTTCAGCCTGGCTCATGGTTAAAGCCGGGGTCATGATCAAAAATTCCCCCAAGCCTTTTGTAAACTCCGCTCTGGGCCTGATCCTGGGTAACATCTTTCTGTTTGTCATGGCTGTGCTTGCATTAGGCAACACCCACTATACGGTGATAGCCCTGCTGCTTCTGCCCTTGATCTTCAAGTCCGAACCAGTGGCCAGAAAAAAAGGAAAAAACATCACCAAATACTTTCCCCTGGTTTTCGTATTCTATCTAGTCAGCGGACAGATGTACGGTTACCTGGACGTGATATATGCCCAGGCTGCCATATTTACAGGACTGGAGGTGAGCTTCTATATTATTACGGTTATTCTGGGGGGCCTGCTGGCTGGAAAAAACCCATCTGTAGCCCTGGCCTTTGGCATTGCCCTGAGCATGCTTTCCCTCTCATTTCTGCACAGCCTGGAGCCTGGGCACATCAATACAAGCATGTACCTCAAGCAGGCATCCAAAGGTTTTGTGGATATATTTGTGTTTTCCGTAATGCTCTCCCATAGAAATCCAGTATTTTCCTTTGGAGCCATTGCCGGAACCATCTGTCTGGGCCTGACAACCGGTACCCTAATCTCCATCTTTTTAAGCGAGTTCGTTCTTTACACCGTAGTCATAGGTAATATTGCTTTGGCTGCTGTTGTAGTAATCTTCTTTTTTATTCAAAAATTCCATCATCCCCGGGAAAGCATTAATCAGATTGCCAAACCAGAGGATGCCCTGGCTGACACTGATGAAAACCAGACAGTCCTGCCATCAAAAGACGTCCCCCAACCAGCTCTTAAGCTTGAAAAGCTGATTAATGAGCAGGTTATGAATAAACTTTCTGAAAGAGAAAAAGATGTCATTCAGCTGGTCATCGTGGAAGATATGATATTCAGAGAAGCGGCTTTAAAACTCGGCATATCCGAGTCTTCGGTAAAAACATATATGCATCGAATCTATGAAAAGACCGGAGTGAGCAATAAGCAGGGGCTCAAGAGGCTTGTTCAGCAGCAATAG
- a CDS encoding GspE/PulE family protein codes for MRKRYRLGEMLVQEGILTESQLQSALKDSKGSGVKLGQFLVQHDYCREEDIVDLLSRQLRIPRYSPEKHILEMAMADVIPPDIARQHGTVPLYLKGRVLVVAMSDPLDIDALDSLEIYADLEVEPIVCTQSELYQLFTTMYGMYSGIDDVLESVGEITPVDDVDVLTSDSREMDVDALEVQADQAPVIRLVNSIIAQAVNDKASDIHISPDKDKVQIRFRVDGRLREVPAPSKKLFPAMISRIKILAHMDISMTRVPQDGRFTVTMDQREINMRVSSLPTIYGENLVMRLLDMSAGMYTLEQLGMGKSDLEKVKSIITKPYGMILSTGPTGSGKSTSLYAILKQINQPDVNIITLEDPVEYRVKGIRQVQLNHRAGMTFASGLRSILRQDPDVLMVGEIRDRETANIAVQAAMTGHKVLSTVHTNGAAGAIVRLLDMGIEPFLISSVLLVSFAQRLVRKVCPNCAEPYEPAEAGLASLGLESSPGCKFLHGKGCHNCGGSGFKGRTAVFEILIIDDEVQNMIMGRASAGEITRQCVEAGKLSTLRDDAARKVCQGITTVEEALTVVMA; via the coding sequence ATGCGAAAAAGATATCGTCTTGGTGAAATGCTTGTCCAGGAAGGTATTCTTACTGAATCCCAGCTGCAGTCAGCGCTAAAGGACAGTAAGGGTTCTGGTGTCAAGCTGGGTCAATTCCTGGTGCAGCATGACTATTGCCGGGAAGAGGACATTGTTGATCTTCTGAGCAGACAGCTTCGGATACCAAGGTACTCTCCTGAAAAACATATCCTGGAAATGGCCATGGCTGATGTGATCCCCCCGGACATTGCCAGACAGCATGGAACGGTTCCGCTTTACCTGAAAGGGCGGGTCCTGGTTGTGGCCATGTCCGACCCCCTGGATATCGATGCCCTGGATAGCCTTGAGATTTACGCTGACCTTGAAGTTGAGCCGATAGTCTGCACCCAGTCCGAACTGTATCAACTTTTTACTACAATGTATGGAATGTATTCCGGAATTGATGATGTTCTTGAGAGCGTCGGTGAGATTACGCCAGTTGATGATGTTGATGTATTGACTTCAGATTCCAGAGAAATGGACGTAGATGCGCTGGAAGTTCAAGCCGATCAGGCCCCGGTCATCAGGCTGGTGAACTCCATAATTGCCCAGGCTGTTAATGATAAAGCCAGCGATATCCATATCAGTCCGGATAAGGACAAAGTTCAGATTCGATTCAGGGTTGACGGCAGGCTGAGGGAGGTCCCGGCACCCTCGAAAAAACTTTTTCCAGCCATGATTTCCAGAATCAAGATTCTGGCCCACATGGATATCTCCATGACCAGGGTGCCCCAGGATGGCCGTTTTACAGTTACTATGGACCAGCGGGAGATCAACATGCGCGTCTCATCTCTGCCCACCATTTACGGTGAAAATCTGGTCATGCGCCTGCTGGACATGAGTGCCGGCATGTACACCCTGGAACAGTTGGGAATGGGGAAATCCGACCTGGAAAAAGTTAAATCAATAATCACAAAGCCATACGGCATGATCCTGTCTACCGGGCCGACCGGGAGTGGCAAAAGCACCAGTCTGTATGCAATACTCAAGCAGATAAACCAGCCTGATGTAAATATAATCACCCTGGAAGACCCGGTTGAATACAGGGTTAAGGGAATCAGGCAGGTTCAGCTTAATCACAGAGCCGGGATGACCTTTGCATCGGGCTTGCGTTCAATTTTGCGTCAAGACCCGGATGTCCTTATGGTGGGGGAGATCAGGGACAGAGAGACCGCAAATATAGCTGTCCAGGCGGCCATGACCGGACATAAGGTCTTGTCTACAGTCCATACTAACGGTGCGGCCGGGGCAATAGTAAGACTTCTGGACATGGGGATTGAGCCTTTTCTCATATCTTCAGTTCTTCTGGTTTCCTTTGCCCAGCGTCTTGTCCGTAAGGTTTGTCCAAATTGTGCCGAGCCCTATGAACCAGCTGAAGCCGGACTTGCCAGTCTGGGCCTGGAATCCTCCCCTGGCTGTAAATTCCTGCACGGAAAGGGTTGTCACAATTGTGGGGGGTCAGGCTTCAAGGGCAGGACAGCGGTTTTTGAAATACTCATTATTGATGATGAGGTCCAGAATATGATCATGGGCCGGGCTTCGGCAGGGGAGATCACCAGACAGTGTGTGGAGGCTGGCAAACTTTCGACTTTGCGCGATGATGCAGCCCGCAAGGTTTGTCAGGGGATCACCACTGTGGAGGAAGCTCTGACGGTGGTAATGGCTTAG
- a CDS encoding prepilin-type N-terminal cleavage/methylation domain-containing protein, with amino-acid sequence MKQSQGFTLIELITVLVLVGIVGVFGGLFMVKMVQSYRWAEDNAHLSQKAQVALTRIAVEMAYASGDSIVFSDYTISYDANYPGEGFVSGNEIIREADKLVFNGFVLTDRVESFQIDDDNLGHGYFTIILTMKGANSIDKFFEKTIAVSE; translated from the coding sequence ATGAAGCAGTCTCAGGGATTTACATTGATTGAACTGATCACAGTCCTAGTGCTGGTGGGAATAGTGGGAGTATTTGGCGGCTTGTTCATGGTCAAAATGGTTCAGAGTTACAGGTGGGCCGAAGACAATGCCCATTTGAGCCAGAAGGCCCAGGTTGCTCTGACCAGGATTGCGGTGGAGATGGCTTATGCAAGCGGCGACAGTATTGTTTTTTCGGACTACACAATAAGCTATGATGCAAATTATCCCGGGGAAGGTTTTGTAAGTGGAAATGAGATTATAAGAGAAGCAGATAAACTGGTTTTCAATGGATTTGTTCTGACCGACAGGGTAGAGAGTTTTCAAATAGACGATGACAACTTGGGCCACGGTTATTTTACTATTATTCTGACTATGAAGGGTGCCAATAGTATAGATAAGTTTTTTGAAAAGACTATTGCCGTGTCTGAATAA
- a CDS encoding type II secretion system F family protein gives MDYSYQAINQAGKKVAGVIQARSSDEAMERVARQNLIPVKVRPASRAGLAALTKGLGQTLVRVNIAELILFTKQFRTLFKAGLPMSSLWGVMGEQTENVKLRRAAEQIATDIDSGLTLYESFRKHPNVFSPLYCSMVHAGETSGRLPEVFDRLVYLLQHEHKVRSDIKSALRYPLIVVMALTGAFFFLLGFVMPQFVQAFVSAGIELPLPTRITISLHEWLIVYWPVSLSAFLFSALCLILYVRTPTGRLHKDRLLLKLPVLGPVLIKGAMARFASIFSILQASGISVINTLSILSRTIGNEAISREFDRLQVQLREGRGIAGPLKSARYFTPMVINMVAVGEEGGNLDEMLHDISVHYDDEVAYMVNRMSEILGPVLMVALAGVVGFFALAIFMPMWDLVQMV, from the coding sequence ATGGATTATTCTTATCAGGCCATAAATCAGGCGGGCAAAAAGGTTGCCGGGGTCATACAGGCCCGGTCATCTGATGAGGCAATGGAGCGCGTGGCCAGGCAGAACCTGATCCCTGTCAAGGTCCGGCCTGCATCCAGGGCGGGCCTTGCAGCTTTGACCAAAGGACTGGGACAGACCCTGGTAAGAGTGAATATTGCTGAGCTGATTCTTTTTACCAAACAGTTCAGGACGCTTTTCAAGGCCGGACTGCCCATGAGCAGCTTGTGGGGCGTAATGGGGGAACAGACCGAGAATGTCAAACTTCGTCGCGCTGCTGAGCAGATTGCCACAGATATCGACTCAGGCCTGACCCTCTATGAGTCTTTCCGGAAGCATCCAAATGTCTTTTCTCCACTTTACTGCAGCATGGTTCATGCCGGAGAAACCAGCGGAAGGCTGCCAGAGGTCTTTGATCGCCTGGTGTATCTGTTGCAGCACGAGCATAAGGTCAGGTCGGATATCAAGTCTGCCCTTAGATATCCCTTGATAGTGGTCATGGCTTTGACAGGGGCGTTTTTTTTCCTGCTTGGTTTTGTCATGCCTCAGTTTGTTCAGGCCTTTGTGTCGGCCGGGATTGAACTCCCCCTGCCCACCAGGATTACCATCAGCCTGCATGAATGGCTGATTGTCTACTGGCCGGTTTCTTTATCTGCTTTTTTATTCTCTGCCCTTTGTCTGATCCTGTATGTCAGAACCCCAACCGGTCGGCTCCACAAGGACCGGCTTTTGCTGAAGCTGCCAGTACTGGGGCCAGTACTTATCAAAGGGGCAATGGCCAGGTTTGCCAGTATTTTTTCAATACTTCAGGCCAGTGGAATTTCCGTGATCAATACTTTGTCCATTTTATCCAGAACCATTGGCAATGAAGCCATTTCCCGGGAGTTTGACAGGCTTCAGGTCCAACTCAGGGAAGGCCGGGGCATAGCCGGTCCATTGAAATCCGCCAGATATTTCACGCCAATGGTGATTAACATGGTGGCCGTTGGAGAGGAAGGAGGCAACCTTGATGAAATGCTGCATGATATTTCAGTCCACTATGATGATGAAGTTGCCTATATGGTCAATCGCATGTCTGAGATTCTGGGCCCGGTGCTCATGGTGGCTTTGGCAGGGGTAGTTGGCTTTTTTGCCCTGGCCATTTTCATGCCCATGTGGGATCTGGTTCAAATGGTCTAA
- a CDS encoding prepilin-type N-terminal cleavage/methylation domain-containing protein yields MDKFFKRSGLKEKDCCPGFTMIEIIAVLVILGVIAAVAVARYQDSGADEIAAASTLKAHLRYAQLRAMGDIVPWGIELESGSYTLQRDGDEAPVNLPGESKRKKDLEKMTLSPVGTITFSPARGIPDPNGQTITIGNQVITITPETGFIP; encoded by the coding sequence ATGGATAAGTTCTTCAAACGTTCAGGTCTTAAAGAAAAAGACTGCTGTCCCGGCTTTACCATGATTGAGATTATTGCTGTCCTGGTCATCCTGGGGGTGATAGCTGCAGTGGCAGTAGCCAGGTATCAGGATTCCGGGGCTGATGAGATTGCAGCAGCCAGCACCTTAAAGGCCCATTTGCGCTATGCCCAATTAAGGGCCATGGGCGATATTGTTCCCTGGGGGATTGAGCTTGAAAGTGGTTCATACACCCTGCAAAGAGATGGAGATGAGGCGCCGGTAAATCTGCCTGGAGAGAGCAAACGTAAAAAAGATCTGGAAAAAATGACTTTAAGTCCTGTTGGCACAATAACTTTCAGCCCGGCCAGGGGCATTCCTGATCCCAACGGCCAGACCATAACCATTGGAAACCAGGTCATCACCATTACCCCTGAAACCGGGTTTATTCCCTAG
- a CDS encoding prepilin-type N-terminal cleavage/methylation domain-containing protein: MKMTNVKGGQGGFTLIELVAVIVILGILAAVAVPRFINLQEDARDAAGLGACGAIRANVYLTFAEELVSGEDSSAAAATACAEGSATNIAGGWQFDNYTACTDASDGTVDIRHEDWPSGADDYVCTFYWPVP; this comes from the coding sequence ATGAAGATGACAAATGTTAAAGGCGGACAGGGTGGTTTTACTTTGATTGAACTGGTTGCAGTGATAGTTATTCTGGGTATTCTGGCTGCAGTGGCTGTACCCAGATTTATTAATCTGCAGGAAGATGCCAGAGATGCGGCAGGTCTGGGAGCATGTGGTGCAATAAGAGCTAATGTTTACCTGACTTTTGCTGAAGAGCTGGTAAGTGGAGAAGATTCATCTGCTGCTGCAGCTACAGCATGTGCAGAAGGTAGTGCAACAAATATTGCAGGCGGATGGCAATTTGATAACTATACTGCCTGTACAGATGCTTCAGACGGGACTGTAGATATCAGACACGAAGACTGGCCATCTGGGGCTGATGATTATGTATGTACATTTTACTGGCCTGTCCCTTAG
- a CDS encoding peptidoglycan-binding domain-containing protein, protein MKAYKIGLLLLFIFFVSGCKVQQHIQQHLDQSRSQFEVAPFEVVLPAHSVQSINELPGHIRLVTAAIVERLRKEPTLLKNVNFSQTGRHFVAEPYFDYEAFSVTSVTIQDFQATEVSRNNYFCVLEGYLTFDDPFSRRAVNYFKAEYRLNTDGIEIARSIVLPTPPVFPEVQAYIISSQEFAIALKSADDFYAFYTEVATRALRMTPTQEEVRQREELMKMTFFQRIRNAPRRERNDLIMTVFVMDRLTPEAELDVVVSRTLHERNSMVVPSYLNYDGWRVAMFGGNFALDRDVFYTKVYYKPNSSILPDNKDQVLIGLFKTEKNYQGQLDQTLEAQQTHEGPLAQGRVFLDTSNRSDATVIQTRLAELGFYNMAIDGLWGPGSRSALQNFQMASGLGANGVWDMGTQMRLFAGTGR, encoded by the coding sequence GTGAAAGCATATAAAATCGGATTGCTCCTTCTATTCATTTTTTTTGTGTCTGGATGCAAGGTGCAGCAGCATATCCAGCAGCATCTGGATCAGTCCAGGTCTCAGTTTGAAGTGGCACCCTTTGAAGTTGTTTTGCCTGCACATAGTGTTCAATCAATTAATGAGCTGCCCGGCCATATTCGCCTGGTAACTGCAGCCATTGTTGAAAGGTTGCGCAAGGAACCTACGTTACTGAAGAATGTTAATTTTTCCCAGACAGGAAGGCATTTTGTGGCTGAGCCATATTTTGATTATGAGGCCTTTTCAGTTACATCGGTCACTATCCAGGATTTTCAGGCAACAGAAGTATCCAGAAATAACTACTTCTGTGTCTTAGAAGGCTATCTGACCTTTGATGATCCTTTCAGCAGACGGGCCGTGAACTATTTTAAAGCGGAATACAGGCTGAATACAGACGGTATTGAGATTGCAAGGTCAATAGTTCTTCCTACACCACCAGTATTTCCCGAAGTCCAGGCCTACATCATTTCCAGTCAAGAATTTGCCATAGCATTGAAGTCTGCCGATGATTTCTATGCCTTTTACACCGAAGTGGCGACCAGAGCACTGAGGATGACTCCGACCCAGGAAGAGGTTCGGCAAAGAGAAGAGTTGATGAAAATGACTTTTTTTCAGCGGATTCGAAATGCCCCCAGAAGGGAGCGTAATGATCTTATCATGACTGTTTTTGTCATGGATCGGCTTACCCCGGAAGCAGAACTGGATGTTGTGGTCTCAAGAACTTTGCATGAGAGAAATTCCATGGTTGTACCTAGCTATCTCAACTATGACGGCTGGCGGGTGGCCATGTTTGGCGGCAATTTTGCCTTGGACCGGGACGTATTTTACACCAAGGTTTATTATAAACCCAATTCTTCAATTCTGCCTGACAATAAAGACCAAGTGCTAATTGGGCTTTTTAAAACGGAAAAAAATTATCAAGGCCAACTTGACCAAACTCTGGAGGCACAGCAGACTCATGAAGGTCCTTTAGCCCAAGGCAGAGTGTTCCTTGATACCTCCAACAGAAGTGATGCCACAGTGATCCAGACCAGGCTTGCGGAGCTGGGGTTTTACAACATGGCCATAGATGGGCTCTGGGGGCCAGGCTCAAGGAGTGCTTTGCAGAATTTCCAGATGGCCAGTGGACTCGGCGCCAATGGGGTATGGGATATGGGTACCCAAATGAGGTTGTTTGCAGGAACTGGAAGATAA
- a CDS encoding prepilin-type N-terminal cleavage/methylation domain-containing protein: MLSKITHTKSGFTLLEIIVIIAVGGVLVAVMVPFMSTALTKSHESLERLSYATKLSSVMAKIVGEYRRDLPEDVESLQSFRDVVPAIVGSKASLEINELIAFAKSNGSYEESDCSQDNSADNCVLKITLRSNVNPGETLTALFAYFRNGNGNGDDPDFIEFIIDENVFLYGNQLEFAGSNIVGHGATIVIQGGLDTEDFNRGASIAVTNIYIGGSVSLDGGSASLGSSTEPGVIYIGGDLELWGGRRDIYGDVYVNGNFRLKDARIHGNVYVDGNVELGWTPWLSTDSRIYYSGNLAHPSNYDQSILAKLVSVDEIEGAPGYDHTLQMPEYDIPGPRPEQWYADRGYVSSGALVDGLKIFAANYTSTAWRPTAENVVIVSTGDITITGLGGSGLTGVLFAPNGRVFFGGAFFEGTVIARDGFFVTSGGTTVTFRNIEDFFESGDDIPLSR; this comes from the coding sequence ATGCTCAGTAAGATAACTCACACAAAATCAGGCTTCACCCTTCTTGAAATAATAGTCATAATTGCTGTTGGCGGCGTTTTGGTTGCTGTGATGGTCCCTTTCATGAGCACAGCACTGACTAAAAGCCATGAATCTCTTGAAAGGTTGAGCTATGCGACCAAGCTAAGTTCGGTCATGGCAAAAATTGTTGGAGAATATCGCAGAGACTTGCCTGAAGACGTCGAATCCCTGCAAAGTTTCAGAGATGTTGTCCCGGCTATCGTTGGAAGCAAGGCTAGTTTGGAGATCAACGAGCTTATTGCTTTTGCGAAAAGCAATGGTTCATATGAAGAGAGTGATTGCAGTCAGGATAATTCTGCTGATAATTGTGTACTGAAGATTACCCTGAGGAGCAATGTCAATCCCGGAGAGACTCTGACCGCGTTGTTTGCGTATTTTCGAAATGGTAACGGTAACGGTGATGATCCAGATTTCATAGAGTTCATAATTGATGAGAATGTTTTTTTATACGGGAATCAGCTGGAGTTTGCCGGAAGTAACATCGTCGGACACGGAGCAACCATAGTTATCCAGGGGGGCCTGGATACAGAAGATTTTAACCGGGGTGCCTCTATTGCTGTAACCAACATTTATATCGGCGGCAGTGTCAGCCTGGATGGCGGAAGCGCAAGTCTGGGGTCCAGCACTGAACCAGGAGTGATCTATATTGGTGGAGACCTTGAGTTGTGGGGAGGCAGAAGAGATATTTATGGTGACGTATATGTTAATGGTAATTTTCGGCTTAAAGACGCAAGAATTCACGGCAATGTCTATGTAGACGGTAATGTTGAGTTGGGCTGGACACCATGGCTTTCTACTGATTCAAGAATCTATTATTCTGGAAATCTGGCTCATCCCAGCAATTATGATCAATCAATTCTGGCGAAATTAGTGAGTGTTGATGAGATTGAAGGCGCCCCTGGGTATGATCATACATTGCAAATGCCGGAATATGATATTCCAGGTCCCAGGCCGGAACAATGGTATGCTGATCGCGGCTATGTTTCATCCGGTGCTTTGGTTGACGGTTTAAAAATATTTGCTGCTAACTATACGTCCACTGCATGGAGGCCAACCGCTGAAAATGTGGTAATTGTCAGCACAGGCGATATAACTATCACCGGCTTGGGAGGAAGCGGCCTTACAGGAGTGCTTTTTGCTCCCAATGGACGAGTTTTTTTTGGCGGAGCTTTTTTTGAAGGGACTGTTATTGCCAGGGACGGTTTTTTTGTCACCAGTGGCGGAACTACAGTAACATTCAGGAATATCGAGGATTTTTTTGAAAGTGGAGACGATATACCTTTAAGCAGATAA